From Streptomyces qinzhouensis, one genomic window encodes:
- a CDS encoding amino acid deaminase/aldolase: protein MTHRAADRARYDRATAGLDAPFAVVDLAAFDANAGDLVRRAGGKPVRVASKSVRCRALLERALARKGFAGVMSFTLAESLWLARAGFGDVLLAYPSADRESFGQLAADPKLAAAVTVTVDDPDQLELIDRARAGGREEIRVCLELDTALRLFGGRIRVGARRSPRHTPEQMAALARSVVRRPGFRLVGLMAYEGHIAGVGDAVAGSPLRSRGVRLMQRTARRRLAALRAESVRAVRAVAPELEFVNGGGTGSVQSTAAEDAVTEIAAGSGLYVPRLFDHYTAFSGRPAALFALPVVRRPGVGAVTVLGGGYPASGPAGRDRLPVPYLPEGLRYDPLEGAGEVQTPLLGSPADDLLIGDRVWFRHAKAGELCERFDVLHLIEGDRVVDTVPTYRGEGRSFL from the coding sequence ATGACTCACCGAGCCGCCGACCGGGCCCGGTACGACCGGGCCACGGCAGGACTGGACGCGCCCTTCGCGGTCGTGGACCTGGCGGCCTTCGACGCCAATGCCGGCGATCTGGTGCGGCGCGCGGGCGGCAAGCCGGTGCGGGTCGCGAGCAAGTCGGTGCGGTGCCGGGCGCTGCTGGAGCGAGCGCTGGCGCGGAAAGGTTTCGCCGGGGTCATGTCGTTCACGCTCGCGGAGTCGCTCTGGCTGGCGCGGGCCGGTTTCGGGGATGTCCTGCTGGCGTATCCGTCGGCGGACCGGGAGTCCTTCGGGCAGCTCGCGGCGGATCCGAAGCTGGCCGCCGCGGTGACGGTGACGGTTGACGATCCGGACCAACTGGAGCTGATCGACCGGGCGCGGGCCGGTGGCCGGGAGGAGATCCGGGTCTGTCTGGAGCTGGACACGGCGCTGCGGCTGTTCGGCGGGCGGATCCGGGTCGGGGCCCGGCGCTCCCCGCGGCATACGCCGGAGCAGATGGCAGCGCTGGCCCGGTCCGTCGTCCGGCGGCCCGGATTCCGGCTGGTCGGACTGATGGCGTACGAGGGGCATATCGCGGGTGTCGGGGACGCGGTGGCCGGGAGTCCGCTGCGGTCCCGGGGGGTGCGGCTGATGCAGCGGACGGCCCGCCGCCGGCTGGCGGCGCTGCGCGCGGAGTCGGTGCGGGCGGTCCGGGCCGTCGCCCCGGAGCTGGAGTTCGTCAACGGCGGTGGGACCGGCAGTGTGCAGAGTACGGCCGCCGAGGACGCGGTGACGGAGATCGCGGCGGGTTCGGGGCTGTACGTGCCCCGGCTGTTCGACCACTACACGGCGTTCTCGGGGCGTCCCGCGGCGCTGTTCGCGCTGCCGGTGGTGCGCCGCCCGGGGGTGGGGGCGGTGACGGTGCTCGGCGGGGGCTATCCGGCGTCGGGACCCGCGGGCCGGGACCGGCTGCCGGTGCCGTATCTGCCCGAGGGGCTGCGGTACGACCCCCTGGAGGGCGCGGGCGAGGTGCAGACGCCGCTGCTGGGCTCCCCGGCGGACGATCTGCTGATCGGGGACCGGGTGTGGTTCCGGCACGCCAAGGCCGGGGAGTTGTGCGAGCGGTTCGACGTACTGCATCTGATCGAAGGTGACCGGGTGGTGGACACGGTGCCGACGTACCGGGGCGAGGG